The window TACGAGACGTTTTAGTTTGTACGCTTCGCGGGAAATTACAGGCGCGTCCGGGTTCCATCCGCCCCAGCTTAGATAGTAATGAAAATAATAAGCTCTTCTGCATGAATCGAAAAGGGCTTCACGCGAAATCGACCACCCGAAATTATTCTTAAATACCATTCTATTTCTTAGCGAACACTCTTCTGTGAATTCTGTTCTGTAGTCTGTAACTTCCAAATTCGTAGTCAAATTTCATTTCCTGTTTTCCTCTCAGAGCAACTTTTCTTGAAGTGTACATGTAGAGATGATACTTATTTGAGGTTCGCTGCTGGGCCAGCCCGGGAATCTCATAGATCTTGAAAAGCCAGGCTCTGAGGGTGCTCAAATCAGCACAGGCGACAAAATCCGCTTTACATTCTGTCGAAATCCACCAGTCGAGGGCGTATTTGCCCTTGCCGCCGGCTTTCTTCGGTTTCAAATTTGTCGTGGTTGAAATAAGATATTCCCGTTTTGGTCTTGAAAAGTTTATAACAAGATCGGTTGCTTCATCGCCCTCTCGGCAATTCAGACCTTCACGGAGAAGAATCGATTCTATGAGAAGTTTGCCGCTTTTTCCAATAGTGTATTTTGAAATCTTTTTCAATATTGACCCCCTTCCATTACTACTACTGCCTGGGCAATGTCAGCGTCGTGAGAGATACTAAGGTGTATAGTGGAAATATTTTTTTTCTTTAGAATCATTTCAATCTCCGGCGATAGATCAAAGTACGGTTTTCCATTCTCGTTGTTAGAAATTGAGATTCCCTTTATTGTAATTCCCCGCATAAGCCCTGAACCCATGGCTTTGAGAAAGGCTTCACGCGCCGCGAACCTGCCGGCAAAGAATGACGAGTTATCTTTGCGCTTCATCCCTTTTTCAATTTCTCCCTCAGTGTATATTCTTGTAAGAAAACGTCTGCCGTACCTTCTGATTATTCTCTTAATTCTTGAAATAGATGTAATGTCAGTGCCTATTCCGTAAATCATTAAATCTCCGTTGGCTAAACCCCTTAAGCCGGTAATATGGCATTATTCCCCGTTTTTAAGGGAAAAAACTTTTATTCAATATTGTAGTGGACTATCATCACGAGTATCCTTGAGTTTAGCAGATTTTATAATATTATTAAACAATTAACTGTCAATTGATTAACATTTTAACAGAAAGAGTCGGGCCGCCCGACGAAAACCTTCAAAAAGGAAAATTTACATGGTCTTTTATGATAAACCGCTCTGGCGCCCTCCGAGCGAAGCAAATTCTTTGATACTGCAGGCAACAATTGGATGTTCTCACAACCGGTGCCTTTTTTGCTATATGTACAGAGGTAAGAGATTCAGAGTCAGGAAATGGGAGGATTTAAAAAGGGATATTGACCAGTCCTCGCGTTTACTACCGGATACGCGAAGGGTTTTCTTAGCCGATGGAGACGCTTTTGTTTTGAGCCGGGAGCGTTTAGAACAGATATTGGACTATCTGAACGAATCGTTCCCCCGGCTTAACCGTGTCAGCTGCTACGCCAGTCCAGATAATCTCATAAAGAAGTCTGTCAAAGGGATGAAAAGATTAAGAGATAGAAAACTTACAATAATATATTATGGGATTGAAACTGGAGACGCAGACCTTTTGCGCAAGATAGACAAGGGAGCCGGTCCGGAAGAGATCGAGGAGGGCTGCGGAAAAGCCGCTTCAGCGGGGATAAAACTTTCTGCTACAGTTATCCTCGGTCTCGCGGGGAAGAAAGGAAGCCTAAGGCACGCGGAAGAAACATCAACCCTCGTCTCAAGGATAAACCCCCGTTATTTATCGGTTCTTACTTTGATGCTCGGACAACACAGCAGTCAGTACGAAAGACAGATGGGAGACGGCTTTGAATTTAATTCTCCCGTGGATGATATTCGAGAACTCAGAACTTTGATAGGCGGGCTGGATGTTGACAGGTGTATATTCAGGAGCAATCACGTTTCAAACTATCTTTCTCTTAAAGGTGTTCTAAAGAAAAACAAGAAAGAATTGATAGAGACCATTGATTGCGCACTGGAAAACCCTCAGATCTATTTAAGAAATGAACCGATGAGGGGTTTATAGAATGTCTGTTACATGTCAAATTGATAATAGTTGTTTAGTTTAGCGAACGTATTGTCAGTGAAAATCGCTGCTGGCGTGTTATCCTCTGAATAATTTTCTGATCCATGAATCCGAGACGTAGATGTCGTAGTTTACTCGAATCCCCCCCCAGCGTTCCTTGTAGTCGATTAGACTGTGCGCGTATGCTGGAGAGGCGCCGAGATTAATCTTACTGATCCCCTTGTTTATCGCGAGATTAATTGCGCTGGTCAGCAGAACATGGTTTGGTTTTAAATGCCTTTTGGAATAATCGGATACGGTTTGCCAGTTGAAAAGGGTGTCATTATGAATAAAGTTTACGCACGATCCAATCATCGTATGGTTTTGTGTAAGAGCGTTCCAGTAAATCATGTCCGATTCATCCAGAACGTCAAGAATGGCTCGAAAGAACCGTTTGCTGTAAAGGGGCTTTCTCTGTTCATGCCGTTTTCCCGTCATAAGATAAAGTTTGTAGAAGTCATCAAGATGCCCCTTGTGACTTATGGTAATTTCGGTCGTATCGGCTTTAAGTCCCGCTCTAACGTGACCGTTGATTTTTTTGTCGGGAGGGTTATGTTTTCCGTTTCCGGGTATCTTTATTATATGTGTAAAAACCTGGCGAGAACTCAGGAACGGCTCGCTGATTTTCGCGAGTTTACCCTCGAAGTCTGTAATTGCTATCCGTGAAAATCGCTTGTTTTTCAAGTATTCTATAAGATACGCGTTAAATAAAT of the Candidatus Krumholzibacteriota bacterium genome contains:
- the acpS gene encoding holo-ACP synthase, translated to MIYGIGTDITSISRIKRIIRRYGRRFLTRIYTEGEIEKGMKRKDNSSFFAGRFAAREAFLKAMGSGLMRGITIKGISISNNENGKPYFDLSPEIEMILKKKNISTIHLSISHDADIAQAVVVMEGGQY
- a CDS encoding radical SAM protein — protein: MVFYDKPLWRPPSEANSLILQATIGCSHNRCLFCYMYRGKRFRVRKWEDLKRDIDQSSRLLPDTRRVFLADGDAFVLSRERLEQILDYLNESFPRLNRVSCYASPDNLIKKSVKGMKRLRDRKLTIIYYGIETGDADLLRKIDKGAGPEEIEEGCGKAASAGIKLSATVILGLAGKKGSLRHAEETSTLVSRINPRYLSVLTLMLGQHSSQYERQMGDGFEFNSPVDDIRELRTLIGGLDVDRCIFRSNHVSNYLSLKGVLKKNKKELIETIDCALENPQIYLRNEPMRGL
- a CDS encoding GNAT family N-acetyltransferase, whose translation is MEFKVFDRKSLDVKMWDKLALNGSFFHTRQWADICSFGLGRKAHSVFLTGIEDGKFIIGMPAVITRKLGFKSFYSMPYGTYGEVILRKGTDETQRDLFNAYLIEYLKNKRFSRIAITDFEGKLAKISEPFLSSRQVFTHIIKIPGNGKHNPPDKKINGHVRAGLKADTTEITISHKGHLDDFYKLYLMTGKRHEQRKPLYSKRFFRAILDVLDESDMIYWNALTQNHTMIGSCVNFIHNDTLFNWQTVSDYSKRHLKPNHVLLTSAINLAINKGISKINLGASPAYAHSLIDYKERWGGIRVNYDIYVSDSWIRKLFRG